The following coding sequences are from one Geothrix sp. window:
- a CDS encoding fumarylacetoacetate hydrolase family protein: MDAVVPVPAVPALPIEGTGQVFPVRRIYCIGRNYADHAREMGMDPEREPPFFFGKPHDTVVPGGGDIAYPPATSNLHYEVELVVALAKGGRDIPASEALGHVYGHAVGIDLTRRDLQAKAKDKGQPWDTAKGFDQSAPISRILPVAAGGHFGRGAIWLSVNGVEKQRGDLSQMIWSVPEIIAHVSRFVALAPGDLIFTGTPAGVGPIVRGDRVRCGIEGLGELEIVLV, from the coding sequence ATGGATGCGGTCGTTCCCGTTCCCGCAGTGCCCGCCCTTCCCATCGAGGGGACTGGCCAGGTCTTTCCGGTGCGCCGGATCTACTGCATCGGACGCAACTACGCGGACCATGCCCGCGAAATGGGCATGGATCCCGAACGCGAACCGCCGTTCTTCTTCGGCAAGCCCCACGACACGGTGGTTCCAGGCGGAGGTGACATCGCCTATCCGCCCGCCACATCGAATCTCCACTACGAGGTCGAGCTGGTGGTGGCCCTGGCGAAGGGTGGCCGGGACATCCCGGCTTCCGAGGCCCTCGGCCACGTCTACGGGCATGCCGTGGGCATCGACCTGACCCGCCGGGACCTGCAGGCGAAGGCGAAGGACAAGGGCCAGCCCTGGGACACGGCCAAGGGTTTCGACCAGTCGGCGCCGATCTCCCGGATCCTCCCCGTGGCGGCCGGAGGGCACTTCGGCCGTGGTGCGATCTGGCTGTCGGTGAACGGCGTGGAGAAGCAGCGGGGCGACCTGTCCCAGATGATCTGGTCGGTTCCCGAGATCATCGCCCACGTCTCCAGGTTCGTGGCGCTCGCGCCGGGCGATCTCATCTTCACCGGCACCCCCGCCGGAGTGGGCCCCATCGTCCGCGGCGACCGGGTCCGCTGTGGGATCGAGGGGCTGGGCGAGCTGGAGATCGTGCTGGTGTAG
- a CDS encoding methyl-accepting chemotaxis protein — translation MNETPEDQPQEGTPEGLVAEFQTRRERLDQRLLSLEQLIADLRSELQGDSQASLHRLAEAAQDMANGRVYQKIDIEAKGELGALVSSINQTLLNLQQLDASVKHQSTQVPELAAQLDAITSDTEEATQSVMNRLDTLMAASDDATRAVQACQDGIGRQNQHQAALHAAIAGFLDRAAAGEEQNALAQEVLEYLFAHQVAAPPQEVDLGPTKAMLQKVSDEAFEILNVLQFQDITRQKIEKVVILLKQFQGGLNRLLVIFNIHTAALGDGQGFSERKVATQDRIFDTSLEADSRKDSVDDIIAQFKLAGGS, via the coding sequence ATGAATGAAACGCCTGAAGATCAGCCGCAGGAAGGCACCCCGGAAGGCCTGGTGGCGGAATTCCAGACCCGGCGGGAGCGTCTCGACCAGCGCCTCCTGAGCCTGGAGCAGCTCATCGCCGACCTGCGCAGCGAGCTGCAGGGGGACTCACAGGCCAGCCTCCACCGGCTGGCCGAAGCCGCCCAGGACATGGCCAACGGCAGGGTCTACCAGAAGATCGACATCGAGGCCAAGGGGGAACTCGGGGCCCTGGTCTCCAGCATCAACCAGACCCTCCTGAATCTGCAGCAGCTGGACGCCTCGGTGAAACACCAGAGCACCCAGGTCCCGGAACTCGCCGCCCAGCTGGACGCCATCACCTCCGACACCGAGGAGGCCACCCAGAGCGTCATGAACCGCCTGGACACCCTCATGGCCGCCTCCGACGACGCCACGCGGGCCGTACAGGCCTGCCAGGATGGGATCGGGCGCCAGAACCAGCACCAGGCCGCCCTCCATGCCGCCATCGCCGGGTTCCTCGATCGTGCCGCCGCCGGAGAGGAGCAGAACGCCCTGGCCCAGGAGGTGCTGGAGTACCTCTTCGCCCATCAGGTGGCGGCCCCGCCCCAGGAAGTGGACCTCGGTCCGACCAAGGCCATGCTGCAGAAGGTCAGCGACGAGGCTTTCGAGATCCTGAACGTCCTCCAGTTCCAGGACATCACGCGTCAGAAGATCGAGAAGGTGGTCATCCTCCTCAAGCAGTTCCAGGGGGGCCTGAACCGGTTGCTGGTGATCTTCAACATCCACACCGCGGCGCTGGGAGATGGCCAGGGCTTCTCGGAGCGGAAGGTCGCCACCCAGGACCGCATCTTCGATACCAGCCTGGAGGCCGACAGCCGCAAGGACAGCGTCGACGACATCATCGCCCAGTTCAAGCTGGCTGGCGGGAGCTGA